In the Streptomyces fradiae ATCC 10745 = DSM 40063 genome, one interval contains:
- a CDS encoding NfeD family protein → MPWLVWLLAAAALGAAEFFTLTLVFGLLAGAALVAAVVAGVGVGLLGQLIAFGAAAAAGLLLIRPVALRQMARVPLVRDGSDALVGKRAEVTKEVTASRGLVRISGEEWSARALDESLVIPVGAVVDVMEIEGATAVVYPRELLP, encoded by the coding sequence ATGCCGTGGCTCGTATGGTTGCTCGCCGCCGCGGCGCTCGGTGCCGCCGAGTTCTTCACCCTGACGCTGGTCTTCGGGCTGCTGGCGGGCGCCGCCCTGGTCGCCGCCGTCGTCGCCGGTGTCGGTGTCGGCCTCCTCGGCCAGCTCATCGCGTTCGGAGCCGCAGCGGCGGCGGGCCTTCTGCTCATCCGTCCCGTCGCCCTGCGGCAGATGGCCCGGGTGCCCCTCGTCCGGGACGGCAGCGACGCGCTGGTCGGCAAGCGGGCCGAGGTCACGAAGGAGGTCACCGCGAGCCGCGGGCTCGTCAGGATCTCCGGGGAGGAGTGGTCCGCCCGCGCGCTCGACGAAAGCCTGGTGATCCCCGTGGGAGCGGTGGTGGACGTCATGGAGATCGAAGGGGCCACCGCGGTGGTCTACCCCCGCGAACTGCTCCCGTGA
- a CDS encoding alpha/beta fold hydrolase: MTEFLDVDGGTIAYEVAGDGPLVVLAHGMGDHRDAYRAVVPRLVAAGYRVAAVDLRGCGESSTDWPDWSRAAIAGDLLAVIRHLGGPAVLVGHSISGGAATIAAAREPELVGAVVELAPFTRRQTVGWGDLRSRRWRQGMLRLLGATVLGSVPLWRSYLEAAYPGVRPAHFAERLDRVEAMLREPGRMKALRAMGRTTPADAGAQLGRVRCPVLVVMGTDDPDWADPRAEGTAVVGELPPGLGRLDMIEGAGHYPHDQYPDQVVSLMLSFLRTDAARA, encoded by the coding sequence ATGACCGAGTTCCTCGATGTCGACGGGGGCACGATCGCCTACGAGGTGGCCGGGGACGGGCCGCTGGTCGTGCTCGCGCACGGGATGGGCGACCACCGCGACGCCTACCGCGCCGTGGTCCCCCGTCTGGTCGCCGCCGGTTACCGGGTCGCCGCGGTCGACCTGCGCGGCTGCGGCGAATCCAGTACGGACTGGCCGGACTGGAGCCGGGCCGCCATCGCCGGCGACCTGCTCGCCGTCATCCGTCACCTGGGCGGCCCGGCCGTGCTGGTCGGCCACTCGATCTCGGGAGGCGCCGCCACCATCGCCGCGGCGCGGGAGCCGGAGCTGGTCGGCGCGGTGGTCGAACTGGCGCCGTTCACCCGCAGGCAGACGGTCGGCTGGGGCGACCTGCGCAGCAGGCGCTGGCGGCAGGGCATGCTGCGGCTGCTCGGCGCGACCGTCCTCGGCAGCGTGCCGCTGTGGCGCTCCTACCTGGAGGCGGCCTACCCCGGGGTGAGACCCGCCCACTTCGCCGAGCGGCTCGACCGCGTCGAGGCGATGCTGCGCGAGCCGGGCCGGATGAAGGCCCTGCGGGCGATGGGCCGTACCACCCCGGCCGACGCCGGCGCCCAGCTCGGCCGGGTGCGCTGTCCGGTCCTGGTCGTGATGGGCACGGACGACCCGGACTGGGCCGACCCGCGCGCCGAGGGCACGGCCGTCGTCGGGGAACTGCCCCCGGGCCTCGGCCGCCTCGACATGATCGAAGGTGCCGGGCACTACCCGCACGACCAGTACCCCGACCAGGTCGTCTCGCTGATGCTCTCCTTCCTGCGCACGGACGCCGCCCGTGCCTAG
- a CDS encoding TetR/AcrR family transcriptional regulator, with protein sequence MVAAGADLADEVGPARLTMGLLAERLGVRAPSLYKHVGGQEDLLRGIAALALGQAADAVGTAVQGLAGRDALAAALRAFRAFVVAHPGRYATTTGREPTGPEDPMALAGRRLLDVFRAVLRGYDVEEPKVDHALRALRSLCHGFAVLEAAGGFRWSTDIDESFEWLLAFADRGLRAV encoded by the coding sequence GTGGTCGCCGCCGGCGCCGACCTCGCCGACGAGGTGGGCCCCGCCCGCCTGACGATGGGACTGCTGGCGGAGCGCCTGGGCGTGCGCGCCCCGTCCCTGTACAAGCACGTGGGCGGGCAGGAGGACCTGCTGCGGGGCATCGCGGCACTGGCGCTGGGCCAGGCCGCCGACGCCGTCGGCACGGCGGTCCAGGGCCTGGCCGGCCGCGACGCACTCGCCGCCGCCCTGCGGGCGTTCCGCGCGTTCGTCGTGGCCCACCCCGGCCGCTACGCCACGACGACCGGCAGGGAACCCACCGGCCCCGAGGACCCGATGGCCCTGGCCGGCCGGCGGCTGCTCGACGTCTTCCGGGCCGTACTGCGCGGCTACGACGTCGAGGAGCCCAAAGTGGATCACGCCCTGCGCGCGCTCCGCAGCCTCTGCCACGGCTTCGCCGTCCTGGAGGCGGCGGGCGGCTTCCGGTGGAGCACCGACATCGACGAGAGCTTCGAGTGGCTGCTCGCCTTCGCCGACCGGGGCTTGCGCGCCGTCTGA
- a CDS encoding ArsR/SmtB family transcription factor, giving the protein MSEVAMTSEELLAVLAAVGHAQRLRVIAELSAGRMYVSELARRLGMSRPLLYMHLERLEKAGLVVGNLELSDDGKALKYFELAPFDLHVNVDTILAAVRADDSRAADAGAAEKRTGAKSPEDQKDAKGKRT; this is encoded by the coding sequence ATGTCAGAGGTGGCCATGACCAGCGAGGAGCTTCTGGCTGTACTCGCTGCCGTCGGCCACGCACAGCGCCTGCGCGTCATCGCCGAGCTCTCCGCGGGCCGGATGTACGTCAGTGAACTGGCCCGCCGCCTCGGGATGTCCCGCCCCCTGCTGTACATGCACCTGGAACGGCTGGAGAAGGCCGGTCTGGTCGTGGGCAACCTGGAGCTGTCCGACGACGGCAAGGCGCTGAAGTACTTCGAACTGGCCCCGTTCGACCTGCACGTGAATGTCGATACGATCCTCGCGGCCGTACGGGCCGACGACTCCCGGGCGGCGGATGCCGGTGCCGCCGAGAAGCGGACGGGCGCGAAGAGCCCGGAAGACCAGAAGGACGCGAAGGGGAAACGCACATGA
- a CDS encoding DapH/DapD/GlmU-related protein, with protein MSSDRLMRIHSAEFQAMAERVLRVTELTSRLNALPFEDEVGKAELFGQIFGKPLPPKVTIYPPFYTDHGLNLDLAERVFINQNCTFLDYAGIRLGERVMIGPKVTFITSGHPVDPEERRLYLTGAPIDVAENVWIGAGATILPGVSIGRDAVVAAGAVVADDVPPASLVTGSKATVHRQW; from the coding sequence ATGTCCAGCGACCGTCTCATGCGCATCCACAGCGCAGAGTTCCAAGCCATGGCTGAGAGGGTCCTGCGGGTCACCGAGCTCACCTCCCGCCTGAACGCCCTGCCTTTCGAAGACGAAGTGGGCAAGGCGGAACTGTTCGGACAGATCTTCGGCAAGCCACTGCCACCGAAAGTCACGATCTATCCGCCCTTCTACACGGACCACGGCCTGAACCTCGACCTCGCCGAGCGCGTCTTCATCAACCAGAACTGCACGTTCCTGGACTACGCCGGCATCCGGCTCGGCGAGCGCGTGATGATCGGCCCGAAGGTCACGTTCATCACCAGCGGCCACCCGGTTGATCCCGAGGAGCGGCGGCTATACCTCACCGGCGCTCCCATCGACGTCGCGGAGAACGTGTGGATCGGTGCCGGTGCCACGATCCTGCCCGGCGTCAGCATCGGCCGTGATGCCGTGGTCGCCGCCGGTGCGGTCGTGGCCGATGACGTTCCGCCGGCAAGCCTGGTGACCGGCAGTAAGGCAACCGTGCACCGGCAGTGGTGA
- a CDS encoding MMPL family transporter, translated as MEKQPITVRVASWSALHPGRAIAAWFAFVALCLAVGIAVGTNNAVAEDYRVGESGRAEAIATEAGLERKPTEQIMFSARSGPLDEAKARAAAQDLGGRMRALPEVLEVDEPVLSESGRMLMVEVTMKGPRREALQHVDPLREQTTAVQKANPELVVEETGDASVSKGLNKQRGDDLAQTKMITFPITLLTLLVVFGSLVMVGVPLLLAVSSIAAAVGLSMVVSHLIPDAGVGMNVILLIGMAVGVDYTLFYLKREREERDKAAGGLSPVALVGIAAATAGRAIVVSGLAVIVSSATLFLATDIIFSSLAIATILVVFVAMVSSVTVLPGLLVRIGRRADRRAARAAERGKPPRRRHPERTGRIFTALLNPARKRPAAALVLSALVMVGLALPALGMELRVLNKDTHSRAIPEMQTYDKLNDAFPDRRSEHWVVVRAEGDRRGEVATALDALARRAMDDPMFSRNPPAVRTSEDGRVSVMTLAVPHRLSSPEATGSLEHLRRDYLPATLGKVPGAQYGVDGPVAVDVDYLAHQDDKLPVVVGFLLLLTFLMTVVVFGSVVIGLVGVLLNLLSVAAAFGLLVVFFQWGLASTLFGFDESATSAIGSRVPLFLFVILFGLSMDYQVFVVSRIKEAAMNGMPTRQAVLDGIEKSAKVVTSAAVVMVTVFASFMFVHLAEMKQIGFSLAVAVVLDAFVIRVMILPSALILLGDAGWWPSKRTRRAQTAAASGTGGGGPATTAAPAARFRWPPARERAPDRIRGWSVASSWVPGGPRRALQRGPGRWLIASRTSARSSWLSERPAAANRSG; from the coding sequence GTGGAGAAGCAGCCGATCACCGTGAGGGTGGCCAGCTGGAGCGCCCTCCATCCGGGGCGCGCGATCGCCGCGTGGTTCGCGTTCGTGGCGCTGTGCCTCGCGGTGGGCATCGCGGTCGGCACGAACAACGCGGTCGCCGAGGACTACCGGGTGGGCGAGTCCGGCCGCGCCGAGGCCATCGCGACCGAGGCGGGCCTGGAGCGCAAGCCGACCGAGCAGATCATGTTCAGCGCCAGGTCCGGCCCGCTCGACGAGGCGAAGGCCCGCGCGGCCGCCCAGGACCTCGGCGGGCGGATGAGGGCGCTGCCCGAGGTCCTCGAGGTCGACGAGCCGGTCCTCTCCGAGAGCGGCCGCATGCTCATGGTCGAGGTGACCATGAAGGGCCCCAGGCGCGAGGCTCTGCAGCACGTCGACCCGCTGCGCGAGCAGACGACCGCCGTGCAGAAGGCCAACCCCGAGCTGGTCGTCGAGGAGACCGGCGACGCCTCGGTCAGCAAGGGCCTCAACAAGCAGCGCGGCGACGACCTTGCCCAGACCAAGATGATCACTTTCCCGATCACCCTGCTCACCCTGCTGGTCGTCTTCGGCTCGCTCGTGATGGTCGGCGTCCCGCTGCTGCTGGCGGTCTCCTCGATCGCCGCCGCGGTCGGCCTGTCCATGGTGGTCTCGCACCTGATCCCCGACGCCGGCGTCGGCATGAACGTCATCCTGCTCATCGGCATGGCGGTCGGCGTCGACTACACGCTCTTCTACCTCAAGCGGGAACGCGAGGAGCGGGACAAGGCGGCCGGCGGCCTCAGCCCCGTGGCCCTGGTCGGCATCGCCGCGGCGACCGCCGGACGCGCCATCGTCGTCTCCGGCCTCGCGGTGATCGTCTCCAGCGCCACCCTGTTCCTGGCCACCGACATCATCTTCTCCTCGCTGGCCATCGCGACCATCCTCGTCGTCTTCGTCGCGATGGTCAGCTCGGTGACCGTCCTGCCGGGCCTGCTGGTCAGGATCGGCCGCCGCGCCGACCGCCGCGCCGCCCGGGCCGCGGAACGCGGCAAGCCGCCGCGCCGCCGCCACCCGGAGCGCACCGGCCGGATCTTCACCGCCCTGCTGAACCCGGCACGCAAGCGCCCGGCGGCCGCCCTGGTCCTGTCCGCGCTGGTCATGGTGGGCCTGGCGCTCCCCGCGCTCGGCATGGAGCTGCGCGTACTGAACAAGGACACGCACTCCCGGGCGATCCCGGAGATGCAGACCTACGACAAGCTCAACGACGCCTTCCCGGACCGCCGTTCCGAGCACTGGGTCGTCGTCCGCGCCGAAGGCGACCGGCGGGGCGAGGTCGCCACGGCCCTGGACGCACTCGCCCGGCGGGCCATGGACGACCCGATGTTCTCCAGGAACCCGCCGGCCGTGCGGACGTCGGAGGACGGGCGGGTCAGCGTGATGACCCTGGCCGTGCCGCACCGGCTCAGCTCCCCCGAGGCGACCGGCTCCCTGGAGCACCTGCGCCGGGACTACCTGCCGGCCACGCTCGGGAAGGTGCCGGGCGCCCAGTACGGCGTGGACGGGCCGGTCGCGGTCGACGTCGACTACCTCGCCCACCAGGACGACAAGCTGCCGGTCGTCGTCGGGTTCCTGCTGCTGCTGACCTTCCTGATGACCGTGGTGGTCTTCGGCTCGGTGGTCATCGGCCTGGTGGGCGTCCTGCTCAACCTGCTGTCCGTCGCCGCGGCCTTCGGCCTGCTGGTCGTCTTCTTCCAGTGGGGCCTGGCCTCCACCCTCTTCGGGTTCGACGAGAGCGCCACGAGCGCCATCGGCTCGCGGGTGCCGCTGTTCCTCTTCGTGATCCTGTTCGGGCTCTCGATGGACTACCAGGTCTTCGTCGTCAGCCGCATCAAGGAGGCGGCGATGAACGGCATGCCCACCCGTCAGGCGGTCCTCGACGGCATCGAGAAGTCGGCCAAGGTCGTGACCAGCGCGGCCGTCGTCATGGTCACCGTGTTCGCCAGCTTCATGTTCGTGCACCTGGCGGAGATGAAGCAGATCGGTTTCAGCCTCGCGGTCGCCGTCGTGCTGGACGCCTTCGTCATCCGGGTGATGATCCTGCCCTCCGCCCTGATCCTGCTGGGTGACGCCGGCTGGTGGCCCTCGAAGAGGACGCGGCGCGCGCAGACCGCCGCCGCGTCCGGAACCGGTGGCGGCGGGCCGGCCACCACGGCGGCCCCGGCGGCTCGCTTCCGCTGGCCGCCGGCCCGGGAACGGGCGCCGGACCGGATCCGCGGCTGGAGTGTCGCTTCGTCGTGGGTGCCGGGTGGTCCGCGTCGGGCCCTTCAGCGGGGTCCTGGCCGGTGGCTGATCGCGTCGCGTACCAGTGCGAGGAGTTCCTGGCTCAGTGAGCGGCCGGCGGCGGCGAACAGGTCGGGGTAG
- a CDS encoding ATP-grasp domain-containing protein, with protein sequence MLRVGTFLPPAARDGASVTAHPEVGKIPPDDHALFMKLLRDLTDVEFVHDLDFRRSFVRDGRVYCGEVCLNDLDLYLWHAEVPRDPDGYALEALRTLATAVPVVPDPARFTTGLDKYRAHLRLSRAGVPVPDTILVDRRDTAAAALVIAEWGRALLKPRRGSFGHGILLIEDFATLRDLADYLGHTRAGAAEGTFLLERFYPNDPADWVGTTFVNGTLMYGYRKRGHRFTRLSADAVKVYDPDSVGGDVDGCEVPPEHARIAGRAQRALGLPLVGFDLILYEGRPVIVDENTFPGLYPDLFAAAGRSLSQELLALVRDAISHRPGPR encoded by the coding sequence ATGCTGAGAGTAGGAACCTTCCTGCCGCCGGCCGCCCGCGACGGCGCGTCGGTGACGGCGCACCCGGAGGTCGGCAAGATCCCTCCCGACGACCACGCGCTGTTCATGAAGCTGCTGCGGGACCTCACCGACGTGGAGTTCGTCCACGACCTGGACTTCCGCCGGTCCTTCGTGCGCGACGGCAGGGTGTACTGCGGCGAGGTCTGCCTCAACGACCTCGACCTCTACCTCTGGCACGCCGAGGTGCCCCGCGACCCCGACGGCTACGCGCTGGAGGCCCTGCGCACCCTGGCGACGGCCGTCCCGGTCGTCCCGGACCCGGCACGCTTCACGACCGGTCTCGACAAGTACCGGGCCCATCTGCGGCTGTCCCGGGCCGGTGTCCCCGTGCCCGACACGATCCTGGTCGACCGGCGCGACACGGCCGCCGCCGCACTCGTCATCGCGGAGTGGGGCCGCGCCCTGCTCAAGCCCCGGCGCGGCTCCTTCGGCCACGGCATCCTGCTGATCGAGGACTTCGCGACGCTGCGGGACCTGGCGGACTACCTGGGCCACACGCGCGCGGGGGCCGCGGAGGGCACCTTCCTCCTGGAGCGCTTCTACCCCAACGACCCCGCGGACTGGGTCGGTACGACCTTCGTGAACGGCACGCTGATGTACGGCTACCGCAAGCGCGGCCACCGCTTCACCCGCCTGTCCGCCGACGCCGTGAAGGTGTACGACCCGGACAGCGTCGGCGGCGACGTCGACGGCTGCGAGGTCCCCCCGGAGCACGCCCGGATCGCCGGGCGCGCCCAGCGGGCCCTGGGCCTGCCCCTGGTGGGCTTCGACCTGATCCTGTACGAGGGGCGGCCCGTCATCGTGGACGAGAACACCTTCCCCGGCCTCTACCCCGACCTGTTCGCCGCCGCCGGCCGCTCACTGAGCCAGGAACTCCTCGCACTGGTACGCGACGCGATCAGCCACCGGCCAGGACCCCGCTGA
- a CDS encoding MFS transporter, whose protein sequence is MGRRNGAGRGGRQAGGRDRGRDRGRSGGRSGGGAGDGAPRVARTLFVLLITANFVINYTSTAMNVALSDIVDDLGTSLTGVQSVISLYALVVAACLITGSKLGARHGDRRTFVVGGQIFAVGALVTALGPTLPFMLVGWSLLQGAGVALMLPALVSLLTESFTGAARTKALSALGVSAGIASGVAPVAGGLISHYLSWRVSFLLATVVTLAVVLLMRREAGPEPSRTRPDRRFDNLGALLSAAGFGLLVVATLLAGRYGLIEDRQDFQVLGVTLLRRGQVSPVPLLAGAGLVVLAVFAGWERHLIKRGRDPLVRLVVLRDRRIGVGSLTLVMLFLVPSGMLFLVPVFLQTTAGFDALRSGITLISMPVALSVGASMTARLVGSGRMTHRTAQLWAFSLMTAGCVAVAVMFGPRWDVSAVGLALTPGLLLVGFGRGMATTANDLVQSAAPPEEVSDVTGLSRTATYLGSSFGVALAGAFMTTTLLLAFEAGVKDSTVLSSAQRQRVVQAVEHQVQVTAATDDAVRARLASQGVTGAAADELVRVNAEARGRALAVAALGMGVLAVVGFLLALGLPRGPATPAGPAVPTARPPA, encoded by the coding sequence GTGGGGCGACGAAACGGAGCGGGGCGCGGGGGAAGGCAGGCCGGGGGCCGGGACCGGGGACGGGACCGGGGGCGGTCCGGGGGACGGTCCGGGGGTGGGGCCGGGGACGGGGCGCCGCGGGTCGCCAGGACGCTGTTCGTCCTCCTCATCACCGCGAACTTCGTCATCAACTACACCTCGACCGCCATGAACGTGGCGCTGTCGGACATCGTCGACGACCTCGGCACCTCGCTCACCGGCGTGCAGTCGGTGATCTCCCTCTACGCGCTGGTCGTCGCCGCCTGCCTGATCACCGGCAGCAAGCTCGGCGCGCGCCACGGCGACCGGCGGACCTTCGTCGTCGGCGGCCAGATCTTCGCCGTGGGCGCCCTGGTCACCGCCCTCGGCCCGACCCTGCCGTTCATGCTGGTCGGCTGGTCCCTGCTCCAGGGGGCCGGCGTGGCGCTGATGCTTCCGGCGCTGGTGTCGCTGCTGACCGAGAGCTTCACCGGAGCGGCCCGTACGAAGGCCCTGTCCGCGCTGGGCGTGAGCGCGGGGATCGCGTCCGGGGTGGCTCCGGTGGCGGGCGGCCTGATCTCCCACTACCTGAGCTGGCGGGTGTCGTTCCTCCTCGCGACCGTGGTCACGCTCGCCGTGGTGCTGCTCATGCGCCGCGAGGCCGGTCCCGAGCCGTCCCGGACGCGTCCGGACCGGCGCTTCGACAACCTCGGGGCGCTGCTGTCCGCCGCCGGGTTCGGGCTGCTGGTCGTCGCGACGCTGCTCGCGGGACGGTACGGCCTGATCGAGGACCGTCAGGACTTCCAGGTCCTCGGGGTGACCCTGCTGCGCCGCGGCCAGGTGTCGCCCGTACCGCTGCTCGCGGGCGCGGGTCTGGTGGTCCTGGCCGTGTTCGCCGGCTGGGAGCGCCATCTGATCAAGCGCGGCCGGGACCCGCTGGTGCGGCTGGTGGTGCTGCGCGACCGGCGGATCGGGGTGGGCTCCCTGACCCTGGTGATGCTCTTCCTGGTGCCCTCCGGCATGCTCTTCCTGGTGCCGGTCTTCCTCCAGACGACCGCGGGCTTCGACGCGCTGCGCAGCGGCATCACGCTGATCTCGATGCCGGTGGCGCTGTCGGTGGGGGCCTCGATGACCGCCCGGCTGGTGGGGAGCGGTCGGATGACCCATCGCACGGCCCAGCTGTGGGCCTTCTCCCTCATGACCGCCGGCTGCGTCGCCGTCGCCGTCATGTTCGGCCCGCGGTGGGACGTGTCGGCCGTGGGCCTGGCGCTCACACCGGGTCTCCTCCTCGTCGGGTTCGGCCGGGGCATGGCCACCACGGCGAACGACCTCGTCCAGTCGGCCGCGCCGCCGGAGGAGGTGAGCGACGTGACGGGCCTCTCCCGTACCGCCACCTACCTCGGCAGCTCGTTCGGGGTCGCCCTCGCCGGCGCGTTCATGACCACCACGTTGCTGCTGGCGTTCGAGGCCGGGGTGAAGGACAGCACCGTCCTGTCCTCCGCGCAGCGGCAGCGGGTCGTGCAGGCGGTCGAGCACCAGGTCCAGGTCACCGCCGCCACCGACGACGCCGTGCGCGCGAGGCTCGCCTCCCAGGGCGTCACGGGCGCCGCGGCCGACGAACTCGTGCGGGTCAACGCCGAGGCGCGGGGGCGGGCGCTGGCCGTCGCGGCCCTGGGCATGGGCGTGCTGGCCGTGGTCGGCTTCCTGCTGGCGCTGGGACTTCCCCGCGGCCCGGCCACCCCCGCCGGCCCCGCCGTTCCCACGGCCCGTCCGCCCGCCTGA
- a CDS encoding RidA family protein: MERSAVNPVTWSVELGFNQGELVSGHSRTLYLSGQTATNKDGGPEHPGDMAAQLELSLDNVEAVLAEAGMSLSDLVRLNVYTTDVDLLLQHYGVLAGRLGAAGAAPASTMLGVTRLAFPGLMVELEGTAVA, from the coding sequence ATGGAACGTAGTGCGGTCAACCCGGTCACCTGGTCGGTCGAGTTGGGCTTCAACCAGGGTGAGCTCGTCTCCGGGCACTCTCGCACCCTGTACCTCTCGGGGCAGACGGCGACGAACAAGGACGGCGGGCCGGAACACCCCGGCGACATGGCGGCGCAGCTGGAGCTGAGCCTCGACAACGTCGAGGCGGTGCTCGCCGAGGCCGGGATGTCCCTGTCGGACCTCGTCCGGCTGAACGTCTACACGACCGACGTGGACCTTCTCCTCCAGCACTACGGCGTGCTGGCGGGCCGGCTGGGCGCCGCCGGGGCCGCGCCGGCCTCCACCATGCTCGGTGTGACGCGTCTGGCCTTCCCCGGCCTGATGGTCGAGCTGGAGGGCACCGCCGTCGCGTGA
- a CDS encoding helix-turn-helix transcriptional regulator has translation MRADRLVSLVLLLRQRGRMTAEALARELEVSTRTVLRDMEALSVAGVPVYAERGRHGGFALLPGFQTALAGLTHDEALALLVAGSRRGAQVFGLGSALASAMLKVVDALPEDLRGDAAGAAQRLLVDPDTDLLSRRVAPEELSGAVVAEVRRAVLAGRRLRIHYAAAGQEPKWRTVDPIGLVTVREQGYLLARRAGEDRTYRLSRVLAAEGLDEPARRPDTVDLDRAWREHRARFRTGGDQVAALVRVDPARREHLVGTALAVSAEETDADGWTRLDVVFQDARHAEWALWQYAVDAEVLSPRWLRAALRERALAVAVHYGCP, from the coding sequence GTGCGTGCCGACCGGCTGGTCTCCCTGGTGCTCCTGCTGCGGCAGCGCGGCCGGATGACCGCCGAGGCGCTCGCCCGTGAGCTGGAGGTCTCCACGCGGACGGTGCTGCGCGACATGGAGGCGCTGTCCGTGGCAGGCGTGCCGGTCTACGCCGAGCGGGGGCGGCACGGCGGGTTCGCGTTGCTGCCCGGCTTCCAGACGGCGCTCGCCGGACTGACCCACGACGAGGCGCTCGCCCTGCTCGTCGCCGGATCGCGGCGCGGGGCGCAGGTGTTCGGCCTCGGTTCGGCGCTGGCCTCGGCCATGCTCAAGGTGGTCGACGCGCTCCCCGAGGACCTCCGGGGCGACGCGGCGGGGGCGGCGCAGCGCCTGCTCGTCGACCCGGACACCGATCTCCTCTCGCGCCGGGTGGCGCCCGAGGAGCTGTCCGGCGCCGTCGTCGCCGAGGTCCGGCGCGCGGTGCTCGCCGGACGCAGGCTGCGCATCCACTACGCGGCCGCGGGCCAGGAGCCGAAGTGGCGCACCGTGGACCCGATCGGCCTGGTCACCGTGCGCGAGCAGGGCTACCTGCTGGCCAGGCGGGCCGGCGAGGACCGCACGTACCGGCTGTCGCGCGTCCTGGCGGCCGAGGGGCTCGACGAGCCCGCGCGGCGCCCGGACACGGTCGACCTGGACCGGGCCTGGCGGGAGCACCGGGCGCGGTTCCGGACCGGTGGCGACCAGGTCGCCGCGCTCGTACGGGTGGACCCGGCGCGCCGGGAGCACCTGGTCGGCACCGCCCTGGCCGTCAGCGCCGAGGAGACCGACGCGGACGGCTGGACGCGCCTGGACGTGGTCTTCCAGGACGCGCGGCACGCCGAGTGGGCGCTGTGGCAGTACGCCGTGGACGCGGAGGTCCTGTCCCCGCGGTGGCTGCGCGCCGCCCTGCGCGAGCGCGCCCTGGCGGTCGCCGTGCACTACGGCTGCCCCTGA
- a CDS encoding esterase/lipase family protein has protein sequence MSATTEPNVGTFTLAGPLTAAATAPAEVPEHREWPLPNGFAWVFPGEGNEGLRRPVIMADGFNLGRSRLDVLYHGLEGGAFPFVSELRRRGRDVILLGFEERSASILDNARAAESAIMRAIAERTGYAPLTVGGFSMGGIVTRYALARMEMQRIDHQTGLYFSYDSPHCGASVPVGVQAFSHFIPVANDFARQMDSPAARQMLWRHYDKETGKTGTAPERLQFLDALDRVGSWPRIPRTIGVANGRGDGTGLPEVVPGEVVLRIDGIYPGTAFYTQAQGDDVTVAYLNRRFPQAERTVTTDGFPELDGAPGGTLHTYTILADAITRLGGTVDLRHGEVCFVPSVSAVALRDIARQDDLYANIAGLDPEQSGLDDFLCSSTTTAHTAVTEELCAWLIDRLPD, from the coding sequence ATGTCCGCGACGACCGAGCCCAACGTCGGTACGTTCACCCTCGCCGGCCCGCTGACCGCCGCCGCCACGGCCCCGGCCGAGGTGCCGGAACACCGGGAATGGCCCCTGCCGAACGGCTTCGCCTGGGTGTTCCCCGGTGAGGGGAACGAGGGACTGCGCCGCCCCGTCATCATGGCCGACGGGTTCAACCTCGGCCGGAGCAGACTCGACGTGCTCTACCACGGCCTGGAGGGCGGTGCCTTCCCGTTCGTCAGCGAACTGCGGCGGCGCGGCAGGGACGTGATCCTCCTCGGCTTCGAGGAGCGCAGCGCCTCCATCCTGGACAACGCCCGGGCGGCCGAGTCCGCCATCATGCGGGCCATCGCGGAGCGCACGGGCTACGCACCCCTGACCGTCGGCGGGTTCAGCATGGGCGGCATCGTCACGCGCTACGCGCTGGCCCGCATGGAGATGCAGCGGATCGACCACCAGACCGGGCTGTACTTCTCCTACGACAGCCCCCACTGCGGTGCCTCCGTCCCGGTCGGCGTGCAGGCGTTCTCGCACTTCATCCCCGTCGCGAACGACTTCGCGAGGCAGATGGACAGCCCGGCAGCGCGCCAGATGCTGTGGCGGCACTACGACAAGGAGACCGGCAAGACGGGTACGGCCCCCGAACGCCTGCAGTTCCTGGACGCCCTGGACCGCGTGGGCAGTTGGCCGCGGATCCCGCGGACGATCGGCGTGGCCAACGGCCGCGGCGACGGGACCGGCCTCCCCGAGGTGGTGCCGGGCGAGGTCGTCCTGCGGATCGACGGGATCTACCCGGGCACCGCCTTCTACACGCAGGCCCAGGGCGACGACGTCACGGTGGCCTACCTCAACCGCAGGTTCCCCCAGGCCGAGCGGACCGTCACGACCGACGGCTTCCCGGAGCTGGACGGGGCTCCCGGCGGAACCCTGCACACCTACACGATCCTGGCCGACGCGATCACGCGGCTCGGCGGCACGGTGGACCTGCGGCACGGGGAGGTGTGCTTCGTCCCCTCCGTCAGCGCCGTCGCCCTCCGCGACATCGCCCGGCAGGACGACCTGTACGCGAACATCGCCGGACTCGACCCGGAGCAGAGCGGGCTGGACGACTTCCTCTGCTCGTCCACCACCACCGCCCACACGGCCGTCACCGAGGAGTTGTGCGCCTGGCTCATCGACCGGCTGCCCGACTGA